The following proteins come from a genomic window of Paenibacillus sp.:
- a CDS encoding PhoH family protein, which translates to MKKIYVLDTNVLLHDPNALYAFEDNDVIIPAIVLEEIDSKKRNADEIGRNARYVSRLLDSLRDKGRLHDSIPLEGGGTLKVELNHRSFARMQELFGESTVDNRILAVALNYLYEEQEKPNPKPVVIVSKDVLVRIKADVLGLTAEDYLNDRTVGLNDLYTGYLTIKVHPSVIDEFYSYRFLPVSAVSTYASLLPHSFVILKDELGSSKSALLKVNADGKKLEPLFLSNDPVWGITARNAQQRMAMELLLNDDVPLVTLTGKAGTGKTLLALAAGLMKVEDERKYKKLLIARPVVPMGKDIGYLPGEKEEKLRPWMQPVYDNLEYLFDTKKSGDIDKILAGLTSIQVEALTYIRGRSIPGQFIIIDEAQNLSRHEVKTIVSRVGEGSKIVLMGDPEQIDHPYLDASSNGLTHVVERFKAEPLSGHITLEKGERSHLAQLAADLL; encoded by the coding sequence ATGAAGAAAATTTACGTGCTGGACACGAATGTTCTGCTTCACGATCCGAACGCGCTGTACGCTTTCGAAGACAACGACGTCATCATTCCTGCGATCGTGCTGGAGGAGATCGATTCGAAAAAGCGGAACGCGGACGAGATCGGCCGCAATGCCAGGTACGTCTCGCGGCTGCTCGACAGCTTGCGCGACAAAGGCCGCCTGCACGATTCCATTCCGCTGGAGGGCGGGGGGACGCTGAAAGTCGAACTCAACCACCGCAGCTTCGCCCGCATGCAGGAGTTGTTCGGGGAATCGACGGTCGACAATCGCATTCTCGCCGTAGCGCTGAACTATTTATACGAAGAACAAGAAAAGCCGAATCCGAAGCCGGTCGTCATCGTCAGCAAAGACGTGCTCGTTCGCATCAAAGCCGACGTGCTGGGGCTGACGGCGGAGGATTATTTAAACGATAGAACGGTCGGATTGAACGACCTGTATACCGGATACCTGACGATCAAGGTGCATCCGTCGGTCATCGACGAGTTTTATTCGTACCGGTTTTTGCCGGTATCGGCGGTGTCGACGTACGCGTCGCTGCTTCCGCACTCGTTCGTGATTTTAAAAGATGAGCTCGGTTCGTCGAAATCGGCGCTGCTGAAGGTGAACGCCGACGGCAAGAAGCTCGAGCCGCTGTTTTTGAGCAACGACCCGGTGTGGGGCATTACGGCCCGGAACGCGCAGCAGCGAATGGCGATGGAACTGCTGCTGAACGACGACGTGCCGCTCGTTACGCTGACGGGCAAAGCCGGGACCGGCAAGACGCTGCTCGCGCTGGCGGCGGGGCTCATGAAGGTGGAAGACGAGCGAAAGTACAAGAAGCTCTTGATCGCGCGTCCCGTCGTGCCGATGGGGAAAGACATCGGATATTTGCCGGGGGAGAAGGAAGAGAAGCTGCGTCCGTGGATGCAGCCGGTGTACGACAACCTCGAGTATTTGTTCGATACGAAGAAAAGCGGAGACATCGATAAGATTTTGGCGGGCCTCACGAGCATTCAAGTCGAGGCGTTGACGTATATTCGAGGCAGGTCCATCCCGGGCCAGTTCATCATCATCGACGAAGCGCAAAACTTGTCTCGCCACGAGGTGAAGACGATCGTATCGCGCGTCGGCGAAGGCAGCAAAATCGTGCTGATGGGCGACCCGGAGCAAATCGACCACCCGTATTTGGATGCTTCGAGCAACGGCTTGACGCATGTCGTCGAGCGGTTCAAGGCCGAGCCGTTGTCGGGCCACATCACGCTCGAGAAGGGCGAGCGTTCGCACCTCGCCCAGCTCGCCGCGGATTTGCTGTAA
- a CDS encoding YhcN/YlaJ family sporulation lipoprotein, producing MRRQQLGWFGALLLLASAAAGCAGGNQAGPEAKQQGNGTHEIRVEQTAPATDKERTRATEARLEQLAESIPEVKHANCVIMGNTAIVGIDVDGRVERSRVGTIKYAVAETLRQDPVGINAIVTADMDLNHRLQEIRQDMNNGRAMQGLAEELADIVGRIVPQLPRDTEDNNAEAVPEDPNAKTQEQGANNAQAQQNGTAPSNAGEPKDNRSFPANPANR from the coding sequence ATGCGCAGACAACAACTTGGATGGTTCGGCGCGCTGCTGCTGCTGGCAAGCGCGGCCGCCGGTTGCGCCGGCGGAAACCAGGCGGGCCCGGAAGCGAAACAGCAAGGTAACGGCACGCATGAAATTCGGGTCGAGCAAACCGCGCCCGCGACGGACAAAGAGCGAACCCGCGCGACCGAAGCCCGGCTCGAGCAATTGGCCGAAAGCATTCCCGAAGTCAAACATGCGAATTGCGTCATTATGGGCAATACGGCCATCGTCGGCATCGACGTCGACGGCCGGGTGGAACGATCTCGCGTCGGTACGATCAAGTACGCCGTCGCGGAAACGCTGCGCCAAGATCCGGTAGGCATCAACGCGATCGTCACCGCCGATATGGATCTCAATCACCGCCTTCAAGAAATCCGGCAAGATATGAATAACGGACGCGCGATGCAAGGCCTTGCGGAGGAATTGGCCGACATCGTCGGACGCATCGTGCCGCAGCTTCCAAGGGACACGGAGGACAACAACGCCGAAGCCGTCCCCGAGGACCCGAACGCGAAAACGCAGGAGCAAGGCGCGAACAACGCGCAAGCTCAGCAGAACGGCACCGCGCCGTCGAACGCCGGCGAACCGAAGGACAACCGGAGCTTCCCGGCCAACCCGGCCAACCGTTGA
- a CDS encoding pyridoxamine 5'-phosphate oxidase family protein, which produces MSEVVTVLSSELITQLEKEKLVLLSTIDAENGGPVTSAISWVYAPDERTIRFAVDGRSRIVSNVRANPRVNVTMFAEGSVHAVYGAASIVKDPLEDVPFKLVCIDIVVESVRDAMFYGARISAEPEYEKTYDKRAAEKLDNQVFAAMKKA; this is translated from the coding sequence ATGTCGGAAGTCGTTACGGTTTTATCCTCAGAATTGATCACGCAGTTGGAGAAAGAAAAGCTGGTCCTCTTGAGCACGATCGACGCGGAGAACGGCGGCCCGGTCACGAGCGCGATCTCGTGGGTGTACGCTCCCGACGAGCGGACGATTCGCTTCGCCGTGGACGGACGCTCTCGTATCGTGTCGAACGTTCGCGCGAACCCGCGCGTCAACGTAACGATGTTCGCGGAAGGCAGCGTGCACGCGGTGTACGGCGCGGCGAGCATCGTCAAAGATCCGCTCGAAGACGTGCCGTTCAAGCTCGTATGCATCGACATCGTTGTCGAGTCGGTGCGCGATGCCATGTTCTACGGCGCGCGGATTTCCGCCGAGCCCGAATACGAAAAAACATATGACAAGCGCGCGGCCGAGAAGCTGGACAACCAGGTTTTCGCCGCCATGAAGAAAGCCTAG
- a CDS encoding LCP family protein, whose protein sequence is MTDPNSSLPPRGAKAVRGGAPTKPKARGLSIFKGVIILMVIALVGMIGYGVYLYYQAKELVIDLGTEEVVAPEKTADVSPISLLLLGIDYREELRSANTDVIMVATLNPKSKTATLVSIPRDSYIDPEGLKPNKANSFYSTYLYGNLSEAPKDRTEREKYAMDKIKNLYSDYLDVPIDYVTVVDFQTFVDVVDAYGGLTIDVDQNMCHRDNADGTYINLKAGLQDLDGKQALDFVRYRMSMNCSPKTKASNDFERNARQQQVISKLLEKMKTPQGLLKVGSVFDAVSSHVKTNIPSQQIEKMIQTYIGIDGDKIDYIHLEGDWDGHYVRLAPDEVEEASLHLQNQLLPDGPPAAAESEGAAEAGDAEAAAQ, encoded by the coding sequence ATGACCGATCCGAATTCCTCACTGCCGCCCCGCGGCGCGAAGGCGGTGCGCGGCGGAGCCCCGACGAAGCCGAAGGCGCGGGGACTCAGCATTTTCAAAGGCGTTATAATTCTTATGGTGATCGCGCTGGTCGGCATGATCGGCTATGGTGTGTACTTGTATTACCAAGCGAAGGAACTCGTGATCGATCTCGGGACCGAGGAGGTTGTCGCTCCGGAGAAAACGGCGGACGTCAGTCCGATTTCGCTCCTGCTGCTCGGCATCGACTACCGGGAGGAGCTCCGCAGCGCCAACACCGACGTCATTATGGTGGCGACGCTCAATCCGAAAAGCAAAACGGCGACGCTCGTCTCGATTCCGCGCGATTCGTACATCGATCCGGAAGGGCTGAAGCCGAACAAGGCCAACAGCTTTTATTCCACGTATTTGTACGGCAATTTGTCGGAAGCGCCGAAGGATCGGACCGAACGGGAGAAGTACGCGATGGACAAGATTAAAAACTTGTACAGCGACTACTTGGACGTGCCGATCGATTACGTGACCGTCGTCGATTTCCAGACGTTCGTGGACGTCGTAGACGCGTACGGGGGACTCACGATCGACGTCGATCAGAACATGTGCCACCGCGACAACGCGGACGGCACGTACATTAATCTGAAGGCCGGTTTGCAGGACCTCGACGGTAAGCAGGCGCTCGATTTCGTCCGCTACCGCATGTCGATGAACTGCAGCCCGAAGACGAAAGCGTCCAACGACTTCGAGCGGAACGCGCGCCAGCAGCAGGTCATCTCGAAGCTGCTGGAGAAGATGAAGACGCCGCAAGGATTGTTGAAAGTCGGCAGCGTGTTCGACGCGGTGTCGAGCCATGTCAAGACGAATATTCCTTCGCAACAAATTGAAAAGATGATTCAAACATATATCGGCATCGACGGCGATAAAATAGACTACATCCACTTGGAAGGCGACTGGGACGGCCATTATGTGCGCCTCGCGCCCGATGAAGTGGAGGAAGCGTCGCTGCATCTTCAAAACCAGCTGCTTCCGGACGGACCGCCTGCAGCGGCGGAGTCGGAGGGAGCGGCGGAGGCGGGAGACGCGGAAGCCGCGGCGCAGTAA
- a CDS encoding YlaH-like family protein: MNEWFFEHVWITYALIYALVTYVYNKVFRVRKLPLLKDAIIYLLIGVGSFILLIFQMFGLPIILSLSVAVGLMLLVRVRYFVEGRAKRKAQRDAEGRANGEA; this comes from the coding sequence ATGAACGAATGGTTTTTCGAACATGTTTGGATCACGTACGCATTGATCTATGCGCTCGTGACGTATGTGTACAATAAGGTGTTTCGGGTGCGCAAACTGCCGCTGCTCAAGGATGCGATCATTTATCTCCTGATCGGCGTCGGCTCGTTCATCCTGCTTATCTTCCAAATGTTCGGGCTTCCGATTATCCTCAGCCTCTCGGTCGCCGTCGGTCTGATGCTGCTCGTCCGCGTTCGCTATTTCGTCGAAGGACGGGCGAAGCGGAAGGCGCAGCGCGACGCGGAGGGCCGGGCGAACGGGGAAGCGTAA